Genomic segment of Ischnura elegans chromosome 12, ioIscEleg1.1, whole genome shotgun sequence:
CGCTGCTgtgatgcaggttgctagcaggtagcagagtaccctgatagcaggtagagcttggcttaaataaagattattaataccttatcaaacgaaggaaactttccgaccataggcagttttaataggtgattattaagacatgtttccctgagctctgtggctcatgcgtgcattggtgagctcagacgatgtaaaactcctatctactcgtatagaaactaggtccctgtgacgtcacgtggagtggcatcgcatgggcaccaatctggcctttttcaaatgaggttaaaattgaccattaacattcgtctagactgggatttctaaaacaaaataatttgtatattatgaatgcactaatggtgggtaacgaatcgcaatcaatgccttttgatttctttgacgaaggaaactaccctattaaaattattttcgtttcaGAATGCAGCTGACATCAAGAAGCTTAAAACTAGTGGAATATGCACTGTCAAAGGGATACAAATGAGCACCAAGAAGAGACTGTGTGCCATTCGAGGCCTTTCAGAGGCAAAAgtggataaaataaaagaagctgTAGCTAAAGTCAATGGAATGGATGTAGGAGGAGGTTTCATCACTGCCCTTGAAGTGAGCTCAAGAAGGCGTCAAGTTTTCCACATCACGACTGGCAGTAAAGAGTTGGAGTAAGTCTGTGTAAAATTCTAATTCATTAATATCTCTTTTGTTTAAAGATAGGTAGCTggcatgtagccagaaatttgcttcgggaGAGGGGGTTGCTTTTATGTCATGTGGGTTGCCTACATTGGGtattgtgtgcgtgtgtgtgtgtatatatttttttcaatttccacatatcaggaaatcataaatttcattaaattcgctatcaatattattttaaacatattgtcacCATTGATTTTTAGTAAAACAGCCACACTTTGGTTTCTGCAGGCATTCAAATGTTTTGTAAATCTGCCTcattattcgtaaaattttaaaactacatGGCACTGCGATGGTTGTAGATATAGTATTGTcgtaattgagaaaattttgggtCACTGACCCTGATCTAAGTCCACAGCTTTTAAAACTTGTTCTAAAGTTCATTTGCTgtgtaattgtttatttttattgtggTCCTCTCTAAAGCGGATATGGAAATTAATTAAGCCAATTAGCTCGTCAGGACTTTTCTACTGAGAAGCGAAGGCTATATCTCAACCCATAACACTATAAGAGGGTTATGTAATCGTGTgaagaatttttcaataaaacatttgattcacattaattgtaattgtttttattttcagcaaGCTTTTAGGAGGGGGCATTGAGTCAATGTCAATAACAGAAGCTTTTGGAGAATTCAGGACTGGAAAAACACAGCTTTCCCATACCCTGTGTGTGACTGCTCAGTTGCCTGGGGGTAATGGGTATGGTGGAGGAAAAGTAATTTTCCTTGATACTGAGCATACTTTGTATCCTTTtgtgcaatttttatgatattatgcATAAAGATCTCTGCATACAACATTACAACTCACGGCAAAATGGCTATGAAGCTGCCTACCGCGCTAGGCTGCAATATGCCCGtgtggaaaatgagaaaaaaaatcgttcCAAAAGGTGTGCgtaaaactccccctagccttatATAATTCTTAACTGCATGCCTGTCAATAGGGACTAGGAACTAAACCAGGGCAGTGATTGCAACCAGGTGGTGGACCCTATAGTGGTGGAGCTTTTGAACTTCCTCAACCCTCGTAGCAGTGATACACTCTagattagaaaagaaaaaataaaaggagaaagaaaaaataaaaaaaatggcaaaaaaagaaaaaaaaatcaaaaattagtGATTGAAGTGGTTAAAGAATGAAAGAATTTTTGGGGATGAGTGGCCTTTATTATATTGAggtaaaagtattaattttattatcattaacgTATATTGTTTATGAATCGGCCCGCAAAAATATTAGCACTCTCAATGGGAGCCGATGAATCAGCCTGCTGTCAGTGGAAGGGTAACTTAATGTCACTAACTGTGATTCCAATTggttttatagaataaaaaatattttagtctatAGTTTTAGTGTCTTACTGACCATACATTTTGGTTTCAGTGCCACAGAATTTTTCCTTAACAGATCCTCTCTTGCATCATTTTCCTTTTGATCTGATTTTGTATGGATTGCAAATTCATGTCAACAGTAGACCAGATAGACTGCGAAATATAGCTGATCGATTTAATTTGGATCAGAATGCTGTGTTGGACAATGTCTTATATGCTAGAGCATATACTTCAGAACACCAATATGAATTGTTAGATTTTGTTGCTGCCAAGTTTCATGAAGAAGGAGGATTATTCAAGTTACTGGtatataaacttgattgtttctggctttactttttgaaaatctattcttaataataaaacgttattgtacttttccacacgatttaattaatacaaccggtttcgtcgcagaggcgacatcatcaggtacagaaaccgttataataacagatattttgttcttgtttatctggttgctattacgttggtaggggagggttgcgttggggtgaAGCTGAGTGAcgattttgttcttgtttatctggttgctattacgttggtaggggagggttgcgttggggtgaAGCTGAGTGAcactccaaccccaacgcaaccctcccctaccaacgtaatagcaaccagataaacaagaacaaaatatctgttattataacggtttctgtacctgatgatgtcgcctctgcgacgaaaccggtcacATTAATTACATCGTGTGGAtaggtacaataacgttttacTGGTATATCTCCAACTTATGAATTTCAATTACCTATTCATATGAATGGTGTAGCAAGGgaggggttttaggggataaaacccccccagagctcagagaaatttttaagtttaatatatttcacttaattggattaatatcacttatagaatagtgtaaggataaataaaatatcccttagaaagctgtaaaactcaccattttgagccgtttatctg
This window contains:
- the LOC124169118 gene encoding meiotic recombination protein DMC1/LIM15 homolog, whose amino-acid sequence is MNDQVVEEEVSDVDEEESFFQDIDMLQDHGINAADIKKLKTSGICTVKGIQMSTKKRLCAIRGLSEAKVDKIKEAVAKVNGMDVGGGFITALEVSSRRRQVFHITTGSKELDKLLGGGIESMSITEAFGEFRTGKTQLSHTLCVTAQLPGGNGYGGGKVIFLDTEHTFRPDRLRNIADRFNLDQNAVLDNVLYARAYTSEHQYELLDFVAAKFHEEGGLFKLLIIDSVMALFRVDFSGRGELADRQQKLAQMMSRLQKVSEEYNVAVFITNQMTADPGATFSFQPDPKKPVGGNILAHASTTRISLRKGRGETRIAKIYDSPDLPESEATFAITSGGIADAKD